One Chryseobacterium indoltheticum DNA segment encodes these proteins:
- a CDS encoding aminoglycoside phosphotransferase family protein, which yields MTSHNAKRFFENHFGEKSTQFVTLAQSGSARVNFVAQNKIGKYIITYNENIAENESFLYFSEIFSELNLNTPKIFSVSNDRKMYIQEFLGEKTFSEIITEEGLSENVQTLVKQTLKELYQLQQQTNGKIDFQNAFEYESYNELPVMHDLYYFKNFVADVLEVEYHKSSILKEFKEIINLIENLEPKGIMIRDFQARNIMVNDKNKVAFIDYQSAMKGPLMYDVISFLFQAKANFPENFKNEMLDFYIQQFEDKEIQCQLRNSVKPIQMMRFLQVLGAYGFRGLIQRKPHFIASIEKGIKNITEFSQNWDEMKNYPELRKIIEQLSSEKTKLKINEILNH from the coding sequence ATGACTTCTCACAACGCAAAAAGATTTTTTGAAAACCATTTTGGTGAAAAATCAACTCAGTTTGTTACGTTAGCTCAAAGCGGTTCTGCAAGAGTCAATTTTGTGGCTCAAAATAAAATCGGGAAATACATCATTACCTACAATGAGAATATCGCTGAAAATGAAAGCTTCTTATACTTCTCCGAAATTTTTTCTGAATTGAATCTCAATACACCAAAAATATTTTCTGTTTCAAACGACCGGAAAATGTATATTCAGGAATTTTTAGGAGAAAAAACATTTTCAGAAATTATTACTGAAGAAGGTTTATCAGAAAATGTACAGACTCTGGTAAAGCAAACGCTGAAGGAGCTTTATCAGCTTCAGCAGCAAACCAATGGGAAAATAGACTTTCAAAATGCTTTTGAATATGAAAGTTATAATGAGCTTCCCGTAATGCATGATTTGTATTACTTCAAAAATTTTGTTGCGGATGTTTTAGAGGTTGAATATCACAAATCTTCTATACTGAAAGAGTTTAAAGAGATTATCAATCTCATCGAAAATCTTGAGCCGAAAGGCATCATGATCAGAGATTTTCAGGCAAGAAATATTATGGTGAATGATAAAAATAAAGTTGCTTTTATCGATTACCAGTCGGCAATGAAAGGCCCTTTAATGTATGACGTCATTTCTTTTTTGTTTCAGGCTAAAGCCAATTTTCCTGAAAATTTCAAAAACGAAATGCTTGATTTTTACATTCAACAATTTGAGGATAAAGAAATTCAGTGTCAACTAAGAAACTCGGTAAAGCCAATTCAGATGATGAGGTTTTTGCAGGTTTTGGGCGCTTATGGTTTTCGTGGACTTATTCAAAGAAAGCCACATTTCATTGCAAGTATTGAAAAAGGTATAAAAAATATTACAGAATTTTCTCAAAACTGGGATGAGATGAAAAATTATCCTGAACTGAGAAAAATAATAGAACAACTGAGTTCTGAAAAAACAAAACTTAAAATAAATGAGATTTTGAACCATTAA